The Cetobacterium somerae ATCC BAA-474 genome includes a window with the following:
- a CDS encoding AEC family transporter codes for MNFSEIISSILKNNSIVGAISSSVLIILFGFYLRKTNVLKDGTSKTLSDVILSASLPALAFNSFMQDINKNSLEQGINLLIWGFAIYILLIFLTKVLYIQYKGDKKSVLEVLTIFGSTTFFGIPIIAAVYGEVGVMYASIFNIAYRVFLYSYGYIKMSGIKVDRKNVSQMFLNPIVLATFLGMFVWVFQSSLPQVSIGDKSYAFLRIDKTAFWLFKPMTYLAALCSPLAWISIGAKLADISLKEAFSSKDSWIYSFVKVLGVPAINIVALYILNVTNILPISFVGLATVVIMMATPTATVAAAYAIKFDKESLMTSNCSLLSTVFSVICMPLWIVVLEVIKSLQIFG; via the coding sequence ATGAATTTCAGTGAAATTATTTCAAGTATTTTGAAGAACAATAGTATTGTTGGTGCTATATCTTCATCTGTTTTAATCATTCTTTTTGGATTTTATCTTAGAAAAACTAATGTTTTAAAAGATGGTACATCTAAAACATTAAGTGACGTTATCCTATCTGCATCTTTACCAGCTTTAGCTTTTAACTCTTTTATGCAAGATATAAATAAAAATAGTTTAGAGCAAGGTATCAATCTTTTAATTTGGGGATTCGCTATATATATCTTATTGATATTTTTAACAAAAGTTTTATACATCCAATATAAAGGTGATAAAAAATCAGTTTTAGAAGTATTAACTATATTTGGATCTACTACTTTCTTTGGTATCCCAATTATTGCTGCTGTTTATGGAGAAGTTGGAGTTATGTATGCTTCTATTTTTAATATAGCATATAGAGTTTTCCTTTATTCATATGGATATATTAAAATGTCTGGTATTAAAGTAGATAGAAAAAATGTCTCTCAGATGTTTTTAAATCCAATTGTTTTAGCTACATTTTTAGGTATGTTCGTTTGGGTTTTCCAAAGCTCATTACCTCAAGTATCTATTGGTGATAAAAGCTATGCTTTCTTAAGAATTGATAAAACAGCATTCTGGCTATTTAAACCTATGACTTATCTAGCTGCTCTTTGTTCTCCATTAGCTTGGATTTCTATTGGTGCAAAATTAGCTGATATTTCTCTAAAAGAAGCTTTCTCTTCAAAAGATTCTTGGATTTACAGTTTTGTTAAAGTTTTAGGGGTTCCTGCTATAAATATAGTTGCTTTATATATTTTAAATGTTACAAATATTTTACCAATATCTTTTGTAGGATTAGCTACTGTTGTTATTATGATGGCAACACCTACAGCTACTGTTGCTGCAGCTTATGCTATAAAATTTGATAAAGAGTCACTTATGACATCAAATTGTTCTTTACTATCTACAGTATTTAGTGTAATATGTATGCCATTATGGATTGTAGTTTTAGAGGTTATTAAATCTTTACAGATATTTGGATAG
- a CDS encoding ATP-binding protein has translation MKRLNFKNKIMVWVLIINLIPLIFSYAIFFNEKIKNDENNITKNLLEAAKVVSSSNEIRKNLQLSYKGGEIEKKVDSLTDIFRDIDIIVVANIEGIKYSHLDKNQIGQKFVNPVQWDDIKKGEGYFSKMMGSMGITFRRFEPIYDVNSKEVIGFVMVGKYYTAISDMKKNTVVMLCLLFIEAFGLAFILAITFANGVRKSLFGLDPEEIGRLYVEERLIIDNLESGLIALNTKNEILKVNSVFSKKYGKLSPKLILEKVSIYLEKKENTARNIEVVIEDEYYYIKILPIYNLSEYYGTILLIKTKDDVNRYAREITGIDQLVDGMRANIHEFKNRLHVILGLINLEKIDMAKKYILEIQNLNEYDFKKFTNIKNSFLKAMLLGKDAICKERKIQFIIDSQSQVSTENKSPIIEDISTIIGNLIENSMDSFKETHIIEKIIKIKIIETNKKIELEVWDNGEKIPQEYFSKIYERGFSTKGDLRGVGLSIVKNKISLYNGTIEFEQNEKWKFFKVKVVK, from the coding sequence ATGAAGAGATTAAATTTTAAAAATAAAATAATGGTTTGGGTTTTAATAATAAATTTAATACCCCTTATTTTTTCATATGCAATATTTTTTAATGAAAAAATAAAAAATGATGAAAATAACATAACAAAAAATCTTTTAGAAGCAGCTAAAGTTGTTAGCAGTAGTAATGAAATAAGAAAAAATTTACAGTTAAGTTATAAAGGTGGTGAAATTGAAAAAAAGGTTGATTCACTAACAGATATATTTAGAGATATAGATATTATTGTAGTTGCAAATATAGAGGGGATAAAATACTCTCATTTAGACAAGAATCAAATAGGACAAAAATTTGTAAATCCTGTTCAATGGGATGATATAAAAAAAGGAGAAGGATATTTTTCTAAAATGATGGGATCAATGGGTATTACTTTTAGACGATTTGAGCCTATATATGATGTTAATAGCAAAGAGGTCATAGGGTTTGTAATGGTAGGAAAATACTATACTGCAATCTCAGATATGAAAAAGAATACAGTTGTCATGTTGTGCTTATTATTTATAGAAGCTTTTGGATTAGCTTTTATATTGGCAATAACTTTTGCAAATGGTGTTAGAAAGAGTCTATTTGGATTAGATCCAGAAGAGATTGGAAGACTATATGTTGAAGAACGATTAATAATAGATAATTTAGAATCTGGTTTAATAGCTTTAAATACAAAGAATGAGATACTTAAGGTGAATAGTGTTTTTTCTAAAAAATATGGGAAGTTATCTCCAAAATTAATTTTAGAAAAAGTAAGTATCTATTTAGAAAAAAAAGAAAATACTGCTAGAAATATAGAGGTAGTTATAGAAGATGAGTACTATTATATAAAGATATTACCAATATATAATTTATCTGAATACTATGGAACAATATTACTTATAAAAACAAAGGATGATGTTAATAGATATGCTAGAGAGATTACAGGTATAGATCAGTTAGTTGATGGAATGAGAGCTAACATTCATGAGTTTAAAAATAGATTACATGTTATTTTAGGACTTATAAATCTTGAAAAAATAGATATGGCAAAAAAATATATTCTTGAAATACAGAATTTAAATGAATATGATTTTAAAAAATTTACAAATATTAAAAACTCCTTTTTAAAAGCGATGTTACTAGGAAAAGATGCAATTTGTAAAGAGAGAAAAATACAGTTTATAATAGATTCTCAGTCACAAGTTTCAACTGAGAATAAAAGTCCTATAATTGAAGATATAAGCACAATAATAGGTAACTTAATAGAAAACTCTATGGATTCATTTAAGGAAACTCATATTATCGAAAAAATAATTAAGATAAAAATAATAGAAACAAATAAAAAGATTGAACTTGAAGTTTGGGACAATGGAGAAAAAATTCCCCAAGAATATTTTTCTAAAATATATGAAAGAGGATTTTCTACAAAGGGAGATTTACGTGGTGTAGGATTAAGTATCGTAAAAAATAAAATATCATTATACAACGGAACAATTGAATTTGAACAAAATGAAAAGTGGAAGTTTTTTAAAGTAAAGGTGGTGAAATAG